Proteins co-encoded in one Quercus robur chromosome 8, dhQueRobu3.1, whole genome shotgun sequence genomic window:
- the LOC126696400 gene encoding uncharacterized protein LOC126696400 has protein sequence MSCFKLPKGLVKELEVLIRKFLSGYNGDSRKVHWVNWKRLCEAKEVGGLGFKEIEKFIDSLLDKQVWRMINNPNSLCHRVFKARFFPDCSILDDKVSTIGSYAWKSILGARDVIRRGMVWRIGNGQDVRIKEDRWLPIKSNRTAISPFTSVQPDTKVCSLINHELGMWKSDVVERLFLPHEASLILGIPLSLRMPPDDITWGLTLMVKDNFRKEIFIMTAWTIWNRRNALKFGRPTIPVANIIPRAGSLLQEFVSAQEVLDESPSVAVSSQWQPPEFPYYKVKFDVVVFKASSSARIGVIIRDSSGNAIGALLVPTPLSNSIAAVIQGNSMSAEYGNIIEDIRILAADFDFIHFIHVKRNCNVVADALAKKAKVLPDLVVWLEDVPEDIAPLLLFDVP, from the exons ATGAGTTGTTTCAAACTCCCTAAGGGGTTGGTGAAAGAGTTGGAGGTTTTGATTAGAAAATTTTTGTCGGGATATAATGGGGATAGTAGAAAGGTTCATTGGGTGAATTGGAAGCGCTTATGTGAGGCCAAAGAAGTTGGGGGTTTGGGCTTCAAAGAGATTGAGAAGTTTATTGACTCATTATTGGATAAGCAGGTGTGGCGCATGATAAACAACCCAAACTCCCTTTGCCACAGGGTATTCAAAGCAAGATTTTTCCCAGATTGCTCAATCCTAGATGACAAAGTCTCTACCATTGGTTCATATGCATGGAAGAGTATTCTAGGAGCTAGAGATGTGATCCGTAGGGGTATGGTGTGGAGGATAGGGAATGGGCAAGATGTGAGAATAAAAGAGGACAGATGGCTTCCGATTAAATCCAATAGAACTGCTATATCACCCTTTACTTCAGTCCAGCCCGACACAAAGGTGTGCTCTTTGATCAATCATGAATTAGGAATGTGGAAATCTGACGTGGTGGAAAGGCTTTTCCTCCCCCATGAAGCTTCCTTGATTTTGGGAATCCCTCTGAGTCTTCGAATGCCTCCTGATGATATTACATGGGGTTTAACCCTAATG GTGAAGGACAATTTCAGAAAGGAGATTTTTATAATGACAGCATGGACAATATGGAACCGTCGAAACGCTCTGAAATTTGGGCGTCCAACGATACCGGTAGCCAACATCATCCCAAGAGCAGGTTCTCTTCTTCAGGAGTTCGTGTCAGCTCAAGAAGTTCTAGACGAGTCCCCATCTGTTGCGGTCTCATCTCAGTGGCAACCTCCGGAGTTCCCATACTACAAAGTCAAGTTCGATGTGGTGGTTTTCAAAGCAAGCTCCTCAGCTAGGATTGGCGTGATCATCCGAGACAGCAGTGGCAATGCAATTGGTGCTCTCTTAGTCCCAACCCCACTCTCTAATTCAATTGCA GCTGTCATCCAAGGCAATTCAATGTCAGCGGAGTATGGAAACATTATTGAAGATATCAGGATTCTAGCTgctgattttgattttattcatttcattCATGTCAAACGCAACTGTAATGTAGTTGCTGATGCTCTCGCCAAGAAGGCTAAAGTTTTACCGGACCTAGTTGTTTGGCTAGAGGATGTACCAGAGGACATTGCTCCTCTCCTTTTGTTTGATGTTCCTTAA